One uncultured Tolumonas sp. DNA segment encodes these proteins:
- a CDS encoding L-ribulose-5-phosphate 4-epimerase: protein MSLQQLKQQVLEANLDLPRYDLVTFTWGNVSAIDRERGLVVIKPSGVSYETMKVDDMVVLDLEGNRIEGTLRPSSDTPTHLVMYRRYPELGGMVHTHSTHATAWAQSRRAIPIQGTTQADYFHGDVPCTRLLSESEVHEDYEGLTGHLIVETLRDTPPLTMPGILVANHGPFSWGKDAHDAVHNAVVLEEVARMAWITHQLNPHAAALPDYMLEKHYQRKHGKNAYYGQSTAK, encoded by the coding sequence ATGAGCCTGCAACAACTCAAACAGCAAGTGCTGGAAGCCAATCTCGATCTACCCCGTTACGACCTGGTGACCTTCACCTGGGGTAATGTCAGCGCCATCGATCGCGAACGCGGTTTAGTGGTGATCAAACCGAGTGGCGTCAGCTACGAGACCATGAAAGTCGATGACATGGTGGTATTGGATCTGGAGGGAAACCGTATTGAGGGAACGCTGCGACCTTCTTCCGATACCCCAACCCATCTGGTGATGTACCGCCGCTACCCAGAGTTGGGTGGCATGGTGCATACCCATTCCACCCATGCCACCGCTTGGGCGCAATCACGTCGCGCGATCCCCATTCAGGGCACCACGCAAGCTGATTACTTCCACGGCGATGTGCCTTGCACCCGCTTGTTATCTGAATCAGAAGTGCACGAAGACTACGAAGGTCTGACCGGTCACCTGATTGTCGAGACGCTGCGCGATACGCCACCGCTAACCATGCCCGGCATTCTGGTCGCTAATCATGGTCCGTTTAGCTGGGGTAAAGATGCCCATGATGCGGTGCACAACGCTGTCGTGCTGGAAGAAGTTGCCCGCATGGCGTGGATCACTCATCAGTTAAACCCGCACGCGGCAGCGCTGCCCGATTACATGCTGGAAAAACACTACCAGCGCAAACACGGTAAAAATGCTTATTACGGTCAATCAACCGCCAAATAA